A window of Anaerolineae bacterium genomic DNA:
AGGAGGCGCTGGAATGGGTGAAGTCTTTCCTCCAGCTCCTGGCGGATGAGGGCCTGGGCGGCCTGCGCTCGGTGGGACATGGGGCGTTCACGCTCGAGGATAAGGAGTGGAAAGTACCGGCCCTGCCGGCGCCGGCGGAAGGGGATGCCTATTTCATCACGCTGTCGCGCTATGCGCCCCAGCCGGCGGAGTTCGACGTTGTGCTTCGCTCCGAGCAGGCCGCTTTCGCGCTGGAAGTGATCGCCGGCTGGTGCCAGGACGATGCCGGCCACCCTTGGCGCAGAAAACGCATCCGCATGGTCAAGGAAGGCGCACGGCTGGGCTGGCCGGGGCATGTACCAGGTACCGTGGTGGATGTGCGGCCGGCGAACGTGCCGCAGTTTGCGGAGCGCCCGGTGTACCGCTGGGGCCTGGCGTTCCCCGTCGCCGCCGGCGGAGGAGGGGAGCAATGAGCAAGATGCTGACCATATACCGCATGACTATCGAAACACTGACGCCGGTGCATATCGGGACGGGCACCACGTTGTTGAATAACTACGATTTCGTGGTGCAGGGGGGCAAAACGTACCGCCTCAACGTGGACCGGGTGCTCGATTACCTGTGGCCGGAAGATGTGGATGCCATGTTGCCAGCGGAAAAGGACAAACTGCTCCGCACACCGCCGGGGCAGTTGTTGAAGCCCAAGGACTTGCAGGAGCACCCGGAGCTGGTGCTCTATGTCATGCAGGGTGTGCCGCAGGTCAAAGGGACAGACGCCGGCCAGATACGGGAGCAGATCAAGGATGCCTTTGGCCGGCTGTACATCCCCGGCAGTACCATAAAAGGCGCCATCCGCACCGCCCTGGCGCGCTATCTGGTGGGGAAAATGCAGTTGAAACCATTGTCTCTGGTGCAGGGCCGGTCTCGACGGGAGAGCGCGGATAACGCGTTGGATGCCCGCCTGTTCCGCCCCCAAACGGATTCGGCCAATTACGATCTCCTGCGCGCCCTGCGGATCGCGGACAGCGAGCCGATAGAGACGGACCCTATCCTGGCCAATGTGCGGGTGTTCCGCGGTACGAAGGGACAATCGCCCATTGCGGTGGAAGCGGTTCCCGCTGGGGCTGTATTCCAGACGGAACTCATCCTGGATGAATATCTGCTCCAGAGGCAGGCCGGCGAGCTGGGGTGGGATACTGAGCGCGTCCAGGCAGTGCGCAATTTCTGGTTCTGGGCCACTTGCCGGAACATGGCGGACCATCAGATACAGAAGGAGAAAGAATTCTGCGCCGCGAATGACATGAGCGCCCTGGCAGATTGGTATAAAAGTCGTTTGCGTGAGCTGGAGCAGATGAAGGACACGTTGGAATGTCTCCTGCGCATCGGCTGGGCCGGCGGTTGGGAGAGCAAGACCCTGGGGAGCGAGATCCTGGCGGCTGACGCGAAGGAGTTTCGCCGACTGCGGGAAGATTTCGATCTGGGGAAACCGCCTCGCTTCCGAGGCAAATGGACCCCTTCTAAAGAGTTCCCCCTCAGCCGGCGGCTCGTCGTCGATGCCAAGGGGAATCCCGCCGCACCCATGGGCTGGGTGCTGGTGCGGTTGGAAAAGGTGAGGTGACGATGGTGCGCAAACTGCTGTCGTTCCTGGGGACGACCGACTATCAGGAGGTGGCGTACGGCTTTGGCGGGCGGGAGCACCGCACCCGCTACGCGCCGGCCGCCCTCTGCCGCCTGCTACAGCCGGACCCTGAGACGCTGGTGATCTTCGCCACGCAGGAGGCGGAGAACAAGCACAGCGCCGGCCTCCGGGAGGCTGTGGGCGACTGCCTGCCCCTGGAGCTGGTGCGCATCCCCGCCGGCGCCCGCGAGGAGGAGATGTGGGACATCTTCCGCATCATCACCGAACAGGTGGGTGAAGGGGACGAGGTCTATTTCGACATCACGCACGGCTACCGCTCGCTCCCCTTCCTCAGTTTCCTGGCGCTGGCCTATTTGCGCACGGCCAAAGGCGCGGCCATTCGCGGCGTCTACTACGGCGCCTACGAGGCCCGCAAGGATGGGCACACCCCTATCTTCGACCTGACGCCCTTCGTGGAACTGCTGGATTGGACGGTCGCTGCGGACCGCTTCATACGTTTCGGCGACGGCAGAGACCTGGCCGATCTGGCGGGGAGGGAAAAGTCGGAATGGGCGCGCCGGGGCGAGGTGGAAAACAAGGAGATGTTCGCCTGGGGCCGGCTGGCCGACAGTTTGCGCGATATCTCCCTCGCCCTGCGGCTTATCCGCCCGCATGAGGTCATGGAGAAAGCGCATGCCCTACAGGAGCACCTGCGCACGCATTTCGCCGGCTCGGAGGCGCGCCGCGTCTATATCGAGCCCCTGCGCGTCCTCTTGGAGAGGGTCGGCCAGGCCTTCGCACCGCTGGCACTGGACAAGCCGCGTCAGGCCGGCAGTCGCCAGGACCTTCTCCACCAGCGCCGGCTCATCCGCTGGTATTTCGAGCACCAGCAGTACGTGCAGGCGCTGGCCCTGGCGCGGGAGTGGCTCGTCTCCTGGGTCATTGCCCGCATAGGCCATGCGGCTCCGGTGTACGGCAGGGAACGGCGGGAGCAGGCAGAGAGGGCCTTGAACGAGGCCGGCCATCGCCTGCGGGACAAGAAGGCCGGCGAGA
This region includes:
- the csm5 gene encoding type III-A CRISPR-associated RAMP protein Csm5, giving the protein MSKMLTIYRMTIETLTPVHIGTGTTLLNNYDFVVQGGKTYRLNVDRVLDYLWPEDVDAMLPAEKDKLLRTPPGQLLKPKDLQEHPELVLYVMQGVPQVKGTDAGQIREQIKDAFGRLYIPGSTIKGAIRTALARYLVGKMQLKPLSLVQGRSRRESADNALDARLFRPQTDSANYDLLRALRIADSEPIETDPILANVRVFRGTKGQSPIAVEAVPAGAVFQTELILDEYLLQRQAGELGWDTERVQAVRNFWFWATCRNMADHQIQKEKEFCAANDMSALADWYKSRLRELEQMKDTLECLLRIGWAGGWESKTLGSEILAADAKEFRRLREDFDLGKPPRFRGKWTPSKEFPLSRRLVVDAKGNPAAPMGWVLVRLEKVR
- a CDS encoding TIGR02221 family CRISPR-associated protein; the encoded protein is MVRKLLSFLGTTDYQEVAYGFGGREHRTRYAPAALCRLLQPDPETLVIFATQEAENKHSAGLREAVGDCLPLELVRIPAGAREEEMWDIFRIITEQVGEGDEVYFDITHGYRSLPFLSFLALAYLRTAKGAAIRGVYYGAYEARKDGHTPIFDLTPFVELLDWTVAADRFIRFGDGRDLADLAGREKSEWARRGEVENKEMFAWGRLADSLRDISLALRLIRPHEVMEKAHALQEHLRTHFAGSEARRVYIEPLRVLLERVGQAFAPLALDKPRQAGSRQDLLHQRRLIRWYFEHQQYVQALALAREWLVSWVIARIGHAAPVYGRERREQAERALNEAGHRLRDKKAGETAGAENVSEPSIPEDVAQLWASITERRNDLLHAGMRAQPVSAKTVVDDVAKFVESIEKLSIPGAENST